The sequence below is a genomic window from Actinomycetota bacterium.
TCGAGGAGCAGTCCGAGAGCAGCGCGTCGCGCTTCCTCAACGGCCGGCTCGGCATGTACCTCAACTCGCGCCGTGTCACACCCACCATGCGCGAGATCGAGGGCTTCACCTGGGACGTCGCCCCGCTACCGGTCGCGCCGGGCGGGCAGCCGTTCACGATGCTGCACTCCGATGCGTACTGCATGGCCGGACCGGGCGAGCACCACGAGGAGTCGTGGCGCCTCATCGAGTTCGCCATGAGCGAGCGCGGTCAGCTCATCCTCGCCGAGTCGGGGCGGACGGTCCCATCGCGACGCGATGTGGCGACCTCCGACGTCTTCCTCGAGTCGGACGAGCCCCCCGCATCAGCGCACGTGTTCGTCGACAACGCCGAGATCCTCCGTGCGACGCCCCACACGGCGAACTGGACCCAGGTCGAGAAGGCCGCCGACGACATCCTCGAACAGATCTACTACGGCCGCACCGACCGCGACGAGGGCATGCGGCGGCTCATCGAGGAGACCCGCCGGCTGTTCGGCAGCGGCGGGTGAGGGTCGCGGCGCGACGTGGATCCGAGACCGCACCCGCCGCTGCGACCGGGAGCCGGCTCGTGCGGGGCGCGGGCTGGTACACCGCCCCGTTCGCGCTCGGGGTCGCGCTGCTCCTGGTCATCCCCGCGCTGACCACCTTCTACTACGGGTTCACCGACCACACCGGGCTGGGTGATCCCCGCTTCAACGGCGTCGCCAACTTCCGCCGCATGGGCAGCGACCCCTTCTTCCACGCGTCGCTGCGCGCGTCGCTGATCTTCGCGGCGATCGCGGTCCCGCTGAGGCTGTTCGTCGCGACCGGGATGGGCCTGCTGCTCGCCGCGCCCCGGCGCCTCGGACGCTGGTACCGCGCCGCGGTCTACGTGCCCACGGTCGTGCCCGACATCGTCCTGGCGCTCACGTTCCTGTGGGTGTTCAACCCGCTGTACGGGCCGATGAACGGGATGCTCGGGGCGCTGGGTCTGCCCACTCCCGCCTGGCTCGGGACGACGTGGGGAGCGCGGGGCGCGATCGTGATCATGATGCTGTTCCCCGTGGGAGAGGCCTTCCTCGTCGTGCTCGCGGCGCGCCGGTCGCTCGACCCGTCGGTGTACGCGGCAGCTGCGGTCGACGGGGCGTCGCCGTGGCAGACGCTGCGCTACATCACCCTCCCCCAGCTCGCCCCGCTGCTGCTGCTGCTCGCCGCGCGCGACGTGATCCTGACCCTGCAGGTCAACTTCGTCCCCGCGTACGTGCTGACCGACGGCGGCCCCGGCAACGCCACGCTCTTCCTCCCCATCTACATCTTCGATCAGGCGTTCGAGTTCCTCGGCTTCGGCTACGGGGCGGCCCTCACGCTCGTGCTCATGGTCATCACGATGGGCTTCATCGCCCTGCCCCTGCTGGTCATCCGCCGCTGGGGCTTCCTGCGCCGCTGATCCGACGGGGCGGGGCGCCGGGTGCGGGGCGGGGTGGACAAGCCTGATCTCGTCGATGTATGCATTTCGGTGCCATCTGGCACCGGAACGCGTACATCGACCGCTGCGATGGTGCGATGCGTCACGGCGGGGGCGACGGGGCGGCGGGGTAGCCTCGGGGCTCCCCTGGTGTCGGAGTGACCGTGAGCGACCAAGAGCAGCCGCAGAGCCCACAGATCTCGGTGAACGTCCCGGACGAGATCAAGTTCGGGGAGTACGCCAACTTCCTCGTCGTGTCGCACTCACCCCACGAGTTCACCCTCGATTTCTGCCAGCTCCTGCCCGGTCAGCAGGGGTCGGTCCGC
It includes:
- a CDS encoding sugar ABC transporter permease — protein: MRVAARRGSETAPAAATGSRLVRGAGWYTAPFALGVALLLVIPALTTFYYGFTDHTGLGDPRFNGVANFRRMGSDPFFHASLRASLIFAAIAVPLRLFVATGMGLLLAAPRRLGRWYRAAVYVPTVVPDIVLALTFLWVFNPLYGPMNGMLGALGLPTPAWLGTTWGARGAIVIMMLFPVGEAFLVVLAARRSLDPSVYAAAAVDGASPWQTLRYITLPQLAPLLLLLAARDVILTLQVNFVPAYVLTDGGPGNATLFLPIYIFDQAFEFLGFGYGAALTLVLMVITMGFIALPLLVIRRWGFLRR
- a CDS encoding DUF3467 domain-containing protein, whose amino-acid sequence is MSDQEQPQSPQISVNVPDEIKFGEYANFLVVSHSPHEFTLDFCQLLPGQQGSVRAEVVTRVKIAPTLAGKIIQALNTNMSNYEDKYGAIPVVG